The Perognathus longimembris pacificus isolate PPM17 chromosome 3, ASM2315922v1, whole genome shotgun sequence nucleotide sequence taatgaacacagacgcaaagcccctcaataaaatattagctagcaggatccagaaactgatcaagaaaattatacatcataatCAAGTAGGTGTCATCCCACAGAcaaaaggatggttcaacatccgtgaACTGATtagtgtaattcaccacataaacagagctaaaaccaagaatcacactgttatctcagttgatacccaaaaagcctttgataaaatacaacatccatacttattaaaagctctggagagaacaggaatagatgcaacattccttaaaacaataaaagccatatataacagaccaaatgctaatattgtattaaatggggagaaactaaaaccattcctcctaaactcagaaacaagacaaggatgcccactcttccctcttcttttcaacacagtgctggaatccacatcggcaaagaagaaatcaaactatccctattcccagatgacataatcttatatctgaaggacccaaaaactcagtccccaaactcctacacttaataaaccattttggcaaagtagcaagatacaaaatcaatccacaaaagtcagcaggtttactgtacaccagcaatgtacaagcagaaaaggaaattgtggaaataataccatttacaatagctaaaaaaaagaataaattacctgcggatcaacctaactaaagacgtgaaggacctacttaatgagaactataaaaatctaaaaagggaaatcaaagagggcacaaggagatggaaagacctctcatacgcatgggtaggcagaatcaatatagtgaaaatggccatattgcccaaattgttatacaaattcaatgcaatccccatcaagatcccagctacattcttcactgaaatagagaaagaaacccataaattaatatggaacagcaaaagacctagactagtcaaagcaattctaggcaaaaaaacgcagtgcaggaggtatcacaataccagacttcaagctcaattatagagccatcatagaaaaaaaaaccagcctggtattggcataaaacagacctgaagaccaatggcatagaacagaagacccagaaataaagctgcactcttacagtcagctgatattcgacaaaggagctaaagacatacaatggaaaaagcaacctcttcaactactgttgatgggaaaactggacagccatatgtagaaaagtcaaagtagaccctagcctatcaccatgcaccaagatcaactcaaaatggatcaaggacctaaaCAtcagaatctttgaaactactgagggACAGAGTAGGAaggatgctagaacttataggcacaggaaggaacttcctgaatagagtcccagggtcacaacagataggggagagtctcgacaaatgggactactacaaaataaaaagtttctgcacagctaaagatatagccaccaaagtagaaagacagccaaccatatgggaaaggatctttaccagcacagtaacagacaaaggcctaatatccgtcatctacagagaactcaaaaaactaagcccctccaagcccaataaaccaattaggaaatgggcaaaggagttaaagagacacttcacaagagaagagataaaaatggcaaagaaacatatgaggaaatgttcaacatccctggcagtaaaggaaatgtaaataaaaacaaccctgagataccctgagatacctcactccagttagaatggcctatactctgaactcaggcagcaacaaatgctggagaggatgcagggaaagaggaacccttctccactgttggtgggagtgtaaattagtacaaccactatggagaacagtatggaggttcctcaaaaagctcaacatagacctaccctatgacccagccataccactcctaggcatctatcctgaacaacaggtctcaggatatcaaaaagacatctgcacttccatgtttattgctgcacaattcacaatagccaaaatatggaaacaagccagatgtccctctacagatgaatggatcccaaaaatgtggtacctatacacaatggaatactacatagcgattagaaatgatgaaatattggtattcgcagggaaatggtcagaacttgaacaaataatgttgagtgagacaagccttgaacacagaaaacaaaggggcatgatttccttgatatatgactgttaaggtggggggagggggaaaagtagagaccaggtctacgagacaaaaaacttcttgtcaaatggtatttcccataggtttgggtcagcgaccttacattacgtaactgaaaccaaacaactaccaaacataaaaaggtctaaagtagacctctcagtggatcacgatagttcaaaagctatgtatgtatgatcatataagacaaggataagcaaactctattgttgacattatatttaaagttctacgtgaatttcctttggcgtatgccatgtggctactgtatatgctattggtacactgtgtactgtatatatgcctacctgatctagggaagggaaagaaaaacgagggtgtaagataacacaagaaatgtacacactgccctattatgtaactgtaccccttttgcacaacatcttctcaacaaaatttaattaataaattaacaaacaaaaaacaacaacaaaaaaagaacttaccacctgggctctgtctccaacAACACTGTGTAGGATGCATTCACTCACCTTGGAAATTCTTGCCTGAGACTTCTCCCATCCATGTTTCTATACCTTCCTCCAGCTTGATAATCAACTTGGGTTTAGAAACACAGTGCCCTGTTACAAAGAAACAGGGGAGAACAATTGTTCATGCTGATTCTGGACATCTATGCTATAATGATCTCAGACATTCTGGTACACAGGTTACTCCAAACTCTAGTTTCTAATTTCTCAATAGCTTCATGGTTGACTTTGCATAGAAATAcaaggtttggatttttttttctcagtgttttccCATGAACTCAAGGAATGGCCaagtcccctgagctcttttgctcaaggccagagttctaccccttttaaatggatttttacttttaattgaaGAAAGGAATCTCCTGGAGAATCTTCTGATTTGGCTGGCTTGGATTTccctaactaggattacaggtatgaagagGAGTGCCCAGTAAAAGCTTTAGATTTTGAATGCCCACTTTCAACTACTGATTTCTAGATCTTACTTGAGTACTAATATACATTCTACTCTAGATTATATATCCAACTATCACAATGACCACAAGTTTCTTAAGACACTCCCCTGGTAATAGACCATGTCTCAGAACTGTTGCCTAACTGGTGCTACCTTGACTTCttgaagaatgagaataaaattgcctctggagtaatataatcaaggggaggattttcttggaaagatgcACTACTTCCCATAGTCTGTAATCTTATACCTAAATAGCATTGCACTTTTGATAAATACTTATAGATCTACTAAAAACAAAGTACTTGACCCTGTAAATTAATGTGTCTTTTGCTCACCCAAGGACAACAAGTTGATGTATGTCTCCAGCATTACATCCctatacagggtcctctgagcaatgtctaggtcctgccactcctcccagctgaagtccatagccacatcttcaaaggacacaggcttctgtaatggcacattttcatcaagaaattaaCCCTGAGTCAGAAGAAGACCaagtctggaattttattcttctacaaatGTGCTTTTCTTACATAATATTTTGGAGCTTGCACCGttatctataaagtagaaagaagaaatatcataGTAGAAATACTTGGCTCTATATTAACTAGATAACTAGTTATACAATAACTAGGAatacaataacaaatacacaATGCCCATATTACATCAGTGTATTTCTCTTTGCTAGCACCAGAAACAGGATAAAAATTCTCATGTGCTACTAATCTGACATGACAATATTAAGTATAAGTAGATACTTGGAATAGTATGTGTAGGTTGTTTACTAAATATCAGCATAACAATTTTTCTGCAGGTTTCAGTTCTTCTGAAGTGCCATGCTTCAGCATAAGGATGGCCTCTGTTCTATACAGAAATATCTGGTTACTTCTTTATTAACATATTGGTCAAACTAACAGTAGAGTTAAGAGCTAATACATAATAGGTGtttgaaaggaatatatgaaCCCTTGCATATTTGTGGCTGCAACAGATTGTACCAAACATAGAATCAAGATATTTGAGGAAAAACAGCACCAGTATTAATAGACAACTTTGAACAACCTGTTATTTTTCTCTGAATACTAAAGTAAAACCCTTTAATGGCCAGGACTATGGCTTCGTGTGGCACTGTGgtccaaatggtacagtgctcatcttgagcaagAGCAGCTCTGgtacagtgctaggccctgagttcaagccacaagaatgccaacaaagaagtcagaaaaatgaaaaatagaaaagattagtACCCAATGACAGTGAAAACAGGGGATaaaacaagtacttggagaatgaCTTCACAACAACTTCCcacaatcaaaatcacaataaaataactactttatacatgtcaatatgctcatagtttaaaaaaaaaaaaacaaaaaaaaaaccccaataacCCTAAAATCTAGTAAGTTCTGGAAAGAAGGTGAAAATAATGTGATCTTTGGTGCGCATCTGCCAGGAATGTACAACAATCAAAGATGGTATAGACAACCATAAAGTgaattaaacatagaaacacactGGCATATGACCCAGCACTTCCTTTTGCAGGTTTCTATACAACAGAAGTAAAGCAAGGATTATAATAACAATTTGGCGAAATACTTCACAATTACCAACAAAAGATAAGAacacataaaaatacataaatgcattgaaaagaaaatattactacacatTACAGCAGGGTTAAGTCTTGAATACAATTGCCTAAGTAAaacatagcaattagaaaggaacagccatggcataGTGTCTCTTCTTGAGTTTTCCAGGATCAACAAACTCGTaggccaaaaagaatgatggtcTGGAGACTGAGATAGGGAGGAACAGGAGCTGCATATTCAATGACTCTACTGCTTCTCACATGCAAGATGAGAAATGCTGCAGATGGATGGCAGACATGGGAGCCCAAAGAAGCAACATGTACTGTCAATAAATGGTATAGTTACGAATGTTTAATGCACCCAAACAGGATTGCTGtgtagaaagatgacagaatgaaatatagcctaagtttcaagtaaaacaaacataATGAAGCAGTCATAGGATTTAACTAATGTGCTTTTGAAGAAAACACAACTCTAAAGTTTACCGCATTTCTATTGGAAATGTACACTAACAGGAACTATATGGACAGTACTTCAAGTACTTTCGGCTGAATCACTCAACAATGTCATCAATTCTTCCTCACATTCAAAAACCTAGAAACAtgactgggatgtggctcagtggtggactgcttgcctagcatgcacgaagcccctggtttgattcctcaggaccatataagcagaaaaagccagaagtggtgctgtagctcaagtggtagaatactagccttgagcctagagAGGCTCAGGTAAAGGGCTCAGGGATTGATCTaggcacagtaaaataaataaacaaatgtacaGACATACTGAAGCAAATCTGTACCCAATTTAGAATGTAAGATTTTGTAAGCCACAAAATCTACAATATATCTTTGTCTTACTTAGGAACGTTTTGCTAAAGCTGAAttagttttccattttcaatctCGGACAACCATTAAATTCATAAATtgatatataaaataaagcaagaggcgctgggactatggcctagtagtagactgcttgactcgcatacatgaagccctaggttcttttcctcagcaccacatatagaaaaacctagaagtggcactggggctcaagtgctagagtgctcgccttgagcaaaaaagaagcccgggagagtgctcagtccctgagtccaagccccaggactggcaaaaaccaaggaaaaaacaaaagaaatgtactcactaccttacatacgaaagtatatcccctctgtacatcactttgacaataaataaattaattgaaaaaaaattaaaaagaaacaaaaacaacacctagAACTCTGGCCCAAGAATGTTATCCTACTCcaggtacaaaggaggctgaggtctggaagccagactgggcagaaaactcaaattaactAGCTAATAAACAGGTTGCAGGCATGGGTCAGGTGaaagtttcaagtaaaagaaacaccacaaagcagtcatgggatttaagtgatgagcttttgaagaaatacaactctaaagtctactgcttttcctattggaaatgggcACCAACAAGAAATATGTTCTCAGAATACTTTAAATACCTATGGCTTACTCAGTCCTGTGAAACATTTGAAGGTATTTGTGACCGCACTGTTTAAGTCACTCCAGTAAAGCTTCATTAAAACAGGTTAATATTATTAAGGATGTGATTTCTGATTAGTTGCCAGCAAACCTtcactttcccagagaagtgacttcctgggGATGATTGAATCACATAACAGGTATGATTACTTTTTCCTcacatagaaaaacaaacaaacctggaggGTTGGAAGTGGGGCTAAGCCATacaatgcttgcttagcatgcatgaatccctaggttccattcttcagcaccacactaAGAGAAAAAAGCTGACATGGTGCAGTGGCTGAAGTGCTACCCTGAcaccagagaggctcagggacagagcccaagtatTGAGTTCAACCTACAGGAAATCCAAGAGATGAATTGAAGCACATCTGCACTTGATGTAGACAGAAtgtacgatttttttttttttttgccagtcctgggccttggactcagggcctgagcaccatcgctggcttcttcccgctcaaggctagcactctgccacctgagccacagcgccccttctggccgttttccatatatgtagtgctggggaatcgaacccagagcttcaagtgtaggaggcaagcactcttgccactaggccatattcccagcccagaatgtacgatttttttttgtgtgttttttttttttttggccagtcctgggccttggactcagggcctgagcactgtccctggcttcttcccgctcaaggctagcactctgccactggagccacagcgccgcttctggccgttttctgtatatgtggtgctggggaatcgaacctagggcctcgtgtatccaaggcaggcactcttgccactaggctatatccccagcccagaatgtacgatttttatcagctgcaaaatgtacaatgcatctttgtctTATTTAGGTACATGTTCTTCAATCTCAATCTACTTTCCATTTTAAATCTGGGACCTCCATTAAGTTCATAAAATGCAATGTAAAACTAAGTgagaaaccaaaaacaactcaCCTGAGATCCGTCCATTCTGTGTTCCTATTGGcaatgaacagaagattctggaagcaaggctgggaaaaaaggcaatgaggtagtcaaaggaactattgggaatttgccccagattttcctgctctatATTTCTAAGAAACTGCAACCTACTCTGCCAAGCCATTTATAACcacctgtgtgtgttttttgcctttataaccccccGATTAGGGCTGGGACTATGACTAAGTGGTTGACTACCcctcttgcatgcatgaagccctggattccattcctcagcaccatttaaacagaaacagcaagaaaaggagctgtggctccagtggtagagtgctagccttaagcaaaaaggaagtcagggacagtgctcagcctcggaatctaagccccaggattggcaaaaaaaaaagggagagagagagagaagaaaagaaaagcaaacacctTGTGAACTGttcagggtcacagtgttagcaCCCTAGTCTGCACCATGTTCCTCCTTGGTCAGCTTCTGTGCTTGTAAAAAAGCTTGAGTTCTCCTGATTTTGTTCGTGTgctggactcact carries:
- the LOC125349424 gene encoding zinc finger protein OBI1-like isoform X2, with product MDGSQKPVSFEDVAMDFSWEEWQDLDIAQRTLYRDVMLETYINLLSLGHCVSKPKLIIKLEEGIETWMGEVSGKNFQDVLEIDDMIKSCEESPEEWPNEVAITKSNLVDERHCYW